CACGTCGCCAACACGATCGGGCGAGCCGAACGGCCATGCGATGCCGGTGATCTCGCCAGCATCAGTTACGGTGAAATCGGCTTTCGTTTCGAGAAAATCCATTATGGTGCCACCTGATTAAGCGCGTCGTCGATTGCGGCGGCGTGTCCAATTTCGTCCTGGGGGATGGCTTCAGCCGGTTCATCAGTCGTAGTTGGCGAGCCGAACCAGACCGTTTCGAGCACAACAATTGCAAGAGGAAGGATTTCCACGATGGGGCGCGGCTTAGCGTATGCATCAACAAGGGCTTCCGCATCGCTAGACGAAGTGCCGCCGCCGATAAGACCAAGCCGGATCGTTTCGAGGATATCGGTGAAATGGAATTGAGCGCGGAACACGCGGTTGCAAAAAGCAGCAATGCCGATGCCGGTCTTGCGCTCAAGTTCAATGATCAATTCAGGCGTGAGCGCAAAGGCGCGCTCTTTGTCGCCAAAGAACGCCTTATGCGTCATTTGCGGGTGTTTCCTTATTCGGGATTGTAGTGGCCGGGGCGGTCGTGGTGTATGGGTTTGCCAGTTCGTCGCCGCCTTCCTTTGCCGGAAGGTTCATTGCGGCGCGCACTTCGTTCGGTGCCATGACGCGGGCGGCGATTAGCTTGCTGAAGGTATCGGCGCGGGCTGCGGTATCGGCGCGCAACAGATCATCGATGACGAATTCGCAGAATAGTTCGTCGCGCTCGTCGTCAGAGAAGAGAACGAGATTATAGGCGTCCTGCCATTTATCGAGCCAAGGCCGGAGGCAAAGCTGAAGGAAGGTCGAACCCATTTGTTCGGCGTTCGACCAAGTGGCGCGGGATAGCTCGAAGAGCATGTGCGGCGGGATACCGAAGGCGCGAGCAATCTCACGGATTTGTTCGGTGCGCATTTCCGCGAACTGTGAATCTGTGGAATTCAATGCAATCTGTTGATACCGCCAGTTGCCATCGAGAATGAGCGGGTCGCCTTGCTTGCCTTCGGCAAACGTATTGCGCCACGACCGCAGCATGTTGCCGATGGTCTTCGAACCGTTCTCGTTTGCCGGTGTCTTGCTTTCATTCCAGAGCATCGAAGCGGGGCGTGCGCCGCCAGCGAACAATTGCGCGGCGTGCTTCTCAAGCACCATCGCGAGGGAAATAGCTTCGCGGGCGCTTCTGATCGGAGCAACACCACCGAAGGCCGGTATGTGCAGAATGTCAGTGTAATGATAGGTCTTTTGACCCTTGCCCTTTCCGGAGACGAAAACCGGC
This is a stretch of genomic DNA from Phyllobacterium zundukense. It encodes these proteins:
- a CDS encoding phage portal protein, with translation MPVSRLSEFFGFRSRPVSLEEKSYSLTSPEAFGIFGVTPTVAGPSVSPVSALKVPAVLQAVRLISETAGSLPCKVYRNTDDGKEVAKDHPAYKLVHGWSNGWTSANLFRAQLTADALLHHGGFAFVNRVDGKPFELIRLDPTNITVKIDDDTGEPVFVSGKGKGQKTYHYTDILHIPAFGGVAPIRSAREAISLAMVLEKHAAQLFAGGARPASMLWNESKTPANENGSKTIGNMLRSWRNTFAEGKQGDPLILDGNWRYQQIALNSTDSQFAEMRTEQIREIARAFGIPPHMLFELSRATWSNAEQMGSTFLQLCLRPWLDKWQDAYNLVLFSDDERDELFCEFVIDDLLRADTAARADTFSKLIAARVMAPNEVRAAMNLPAKEGGDELANPYTTTAPATTIPNKETPANDA
- a CDS encoding gene transfer agent family protein gives rise to the protein MTHKAFFGDKERAFALTPELIIELERKTGIGIAAFCNRVFRAQFHFTDILETIRLGLIGGGTSSSDAEALVDAYAKPRPIVEILPLAIVVLETVWFGSPTTTDEPAEAIPQDEIGHAAAIDDALNQVAP